The sequence AAAAGTagggtaaatttaaaaaaaaaacaaagggtttcatttttttttccagGAAAATAActgtcttttttctttttaaatacaggactgtggtttattccgttatACTATTTACGGATTTCGTGAAGATATCGTTTATTTGTTGACGTTGCTGAATggcaaatatgagtttttaaaaaattggggtaaattaaaaaaaaaactctatagtttcacttttttttttgcagaaaaaaagattgtggttttttctttttaaatacaggactgtgatttattccattacactatttacggatttggtgaagacgTCGTTTATTTGTTGACGTGACTAggcaaatatgagttttttaaaaaattgactATAAAAAGCCTTGAACAACCATGTGAGATTGCGCTCATGTGAGATTTTATAGTCAATGTTGTAGccacaaaatagttataaaaaatctaTTGGTCAATATTGTAGAtccaaaatagttataaaagattcattggtgaatttttttaaaaactcataCTTGCGCTTTAGCTACGTCAGCAAATAAacggcatcttcaccaaatccgtaaatagtataacggaataaaccacaatccttttttCTGCAAAttaaaaaagtgaaaccacatgatttttttttaaatttacccatttttttaaaaaccccatatttgcccttcagccacgtcagcaaataaacggaatcttcaccaaatccgtaaatagtgtaacggaataaacTACAGTCctatatttgaaaagaaaaaacacattcctttttctcaaaaaaaaaaattgaaaccacatagttttttttaaaaaaaatttaccctaaaaatatAGCTTCTAATATAAAAGTAGaaaatctttgtttttttttaagaaacgaAGGCTTTCAAATAAACTAAATGGAGCTTATATCATGAAACTGTTTGAATCAAAATTAAAAGTGCATTTTATATTGATATCTAACACGGTGCATCAAAATTAACAGCAGAATTATCTCTTCCGCCAGCGACAgaatcatttaaaaaaaaattagtaagaTAGTATGCGATGTTTTTTCTAATCGCAATAGCATGCGATGTTAACTGTTGTAATTTTATAGGTACTTATACTTGCGGCTTTTATCACCCTTGAAATTCTAGCCGTTTTTATAATGATGACGtactaaaatatatttatggtttttggaaagtattaatttagactctacgtttaaaataacattaaggcttaactttttaaaaaaaatacaaatttagaTCTCGACAACGGAACGTAACACGCCATTTATATTATTCccttaaattgatacttctcaaAACCAATAGGtctatttttgtaccttatctcTAATCTCTAACAAAAACAAATGAAATATAAATGCTTAAAGCAAAAGCAGATACGACACTTTGTACCAAACAAACAAAATCAAATATGAAGAAAGAATAACAGTGCACAACATTCATGTGACCCAAAAAATCTGTGTTACACgtgtcttaaaatgttattatataattcacaaaatacaaaatagattaaaacatattaaaaaaaaaatcttacttGTTCAATTATAAAACTTTTTCTTCCCTAAAATTAGAATTACATACCCTAACCTTGGTCCAAAACTTTTTTTAAGATTcgtaacttactttttttacaaccgagtgattaattgattatatttaacGCAAGTTCAAAGagttaactgaacattttatgcaaattcatgaggctattagaatattttgaaaatttagaagGTCAATAAAgcattttgaacaagttcaatgACAAATgatgtacatatataaaaactgaaatatatatatttataaattttaatatttatttaaaaattgttCTAATCTTTTGAGATGgggttaaatttttatattcaatattttttaatgtcttgttaaaaatagatactaaagttaatatatttaatttattttaatcataatagaacataaaaacataaatccAATGAAATTTCATCCCTTCATGTacggctgtaatcgagccgagccgagttttggcctgttcaagctcggttcgctataaaattaacgagctcgaacccgaaccgagcttgctataaaattaacgagccgagcccgagccgagctttggcttgctcaacgagcttgagccgagcttcgagcttgtttcgagcccaaaatcctcttttggacttggttcattaagaaaattatctaaccatgaattgtttgtgagtaaattgttatttatatttgtgaagtttgttatgttctgccgctgacctgactaccttgtcgctcaactcagcagcttcgtcttgaagctattTTGATGAAGACTTCttgatccttcttcatgctgggcTGGCGTTTTACTTagtacgactgcgttttgttttcttgggccgtgaggtcttgatctgttgacttgggcttgacttcctcttatgggcctttaggctttttatcttaatgtcttataaatcaaataactcaacattgaacaaacacattagtgtgaataaatcaaagcatttaaatttgatgtgttagaatatttttatcattcacataaataattttgtcaaatcaaaatcgtgtggaaaggtgtttcaacaaactctcccattttgatgttggcaaaaatattcagtaaggaactcagtgttgagctcccccatgatagttgaccttgttttttctcaagatactcccccgtaagggttgagttactgatttagttttactttaaacatttcaaggtttaatcaagtaagtctaaggtcagttttcagaattaggtcagctcatggaacatattctttttactCAGATAAGTTATGCGGAAGATTGAGTTTAGATATCAAAGtacgctgagtatatctttgttcaatgaggtttagctaagaagacatataaaagaggtcaacgtTTAGATCAACACAGTAgacaatcataaagcaatgtgAACAAATAACAcaattgatttaatgaagatacgttAGTGTTTTAGCACAAatcataagtaagcatcacataagattagtcaatttgaataagagatgcatAAGTTTAGATTGATGGTCAGCAGAACAAAGTACGTCAGAAAAAATATACAAGtttaaaaactaaatctagCAAATCTAGCCAAGCTATtttttctgttgacttgggcagaATGAAGATCTttggcttttcccttttgtttctgctgactaccagatgcttctcctgtatgctgagttctatcagcttgttctttctcccccgttttgccagcatcgggcggaggaggaatgaaggtgtcgttgagagcagcacgagttaacctCACAGAATATGCCTTAAGCTTTTTCGTGCTTTCATTGAGaccatcaaaaacaggaacaccatcatccaagacagaaccGGGAATCCTGACCGAGGCATTGAGCATACTCAGAATATATTCTTGAGACTTTCCAATCCAGGTGATAATGTCAGTCAGtatggcataagcttgatgaaacatcttaagcaaagccgaatcataaaactaacgttgagcattcgtgtgaCGCGCATGTTTGAAGATGGATTGGGAGTATTGCAGaagctcatttgtcttgagttggtcagtttccatctcttccttactcaagttgagtagacggacaacctcactaatttgctcaatggagcattgggaggaggaagagagttgctcgtTGGTTCTGGCTTGTTCAGAATAAAGCTGGGTAAAGAGGTGatgaacctcagcagaggttgcatacattgagttcgcagctgacaagtttTGGAGTTGACCctggagagagttcatgtgatttacCATTGTCaactggagttcagccagctttactATAGATttctgcttgggctgttgagactggagagatgtcatgacactcagaagatccttaagacctttgatttcggtgagaagctgagtgacagaggaaagttgagtttgctcaacatgaATTGACCCAGCAGCTTCGACATTGGATTGATGAAGGTCCTGGAgtaaggcttgagctgagttaatgattcttcgaccagactcagtggcgTGCAGGTAAGTGTAGGATCCATCAATgtttggcccagatgccggaatatgagtagcaccagaaggaggaggtgtttggtgctgttcATTATGTGAAGTGCCAGCGTGGTCAGTGGCTGGACTTTTATTTTGACTACCAGTAGGAATTGACTGGTTGATATTCTACTCTTGAGGATGTGGAAGAGGTTGATTGGTAGAGTCATTTAactgctcagagtcaggctgaagctgactagttTGAGGAGGTTGAAGAGTTTCAGAACTGACCTGAGCAGGTTTTTCCTTTGCTATCTCAGTATGTTGAGCAACaagaacttcgagcacttgctcggtatgAACTTGACCTTGAGTAGCagttgagtcggcatgttccttaggttGAGAAACAGAGGATTGCATTTTCTTCAATTTCGTTAGAGAAGGCTCAGTGTTCttggagaagaatttgaattgAAGGTCAGTGAGCTCAGTAATAGGATCCCGCAGAGGTGAATCATCTAGAAGGTCAATAACTGGAGATTTatgagcctttttcttgagGCGTTTGaatttcttagcctttggaggagaagggtcagtaGGAAtggagtcaagggactcaaagGATGAATTTAACCCTAGGTCAGCATAGACTTTCGCCGTTGGCTCAGTttgttcttcaacctgctcaacATCCACGGTCTCCTCAGTGTGAAACTGACCTCCAAAATTACCTAACTCTTCCTCTTGGTCAGCAGGTGATTTCTCTAGATCAATGCCTTGACTTCTCATAAaatgtgagtcttcagagatcACCGAGGCAATAGGGGCTGCGTTGATAGGGTTCAACTCAGAGGATTTCTTGCTCTTCTTCCTCAGAGGTGTTTCTGGAGTATCCTCTTTtgcttcttcctcaggctcaacttgccttttgaggttttctgctgacttgggTCCATACTGaccttgctcagcttcagctttCTTGCCTTTGGACACAAACCGAATCTTTTTTGGGGCAGCATCaatgtctttggaagaggtttgaatggctttcctctttctgtcaGCACGAGCttgcttttctttctttccCTCTCTGGTCAACATGCCATGTGTTTCCTTAGCTGCGTCccccttacctttcttgggtACAATGGGTTGGTCGTAGACCAAGCAGAACAATGCAGCTGCAGTAATCTCAGTCCCCCAGACTTcaatttcctcaaccaagctcACCTGGTAGTCtttgaggattttggtgataaGTGAGCCTAACTTAAGGGTTCTAGTACTTCGTTGAAAACCACCGATGAGaaaaactggcatgttgatcggctggtaggtcagcatgtgccaaatgaagcactaaTCGAAGTTAGACGCTGAAgatgtggagttgacctttggaaagagaaagttggtcagtatgtagtgtgccatcttctgaCGCTGACCCATGGAAGTACTAGCGATTTCCCCTGCATGACCGGTGGGTTTGCAAAACGTAGTGGGATACTTAATTTTACCGTGGTCTCTTGTTGTTCTGAGTTGAGCTCCTTCGGTTTTCAGTTTGAGCAGTTTGGCGAGGTAATGAGGGTTGATAAAGATGTCCTTTCCTTGAACTTTGGTGACCATATAATCTTGGTCATCATCAGCGGCTCGtaggttagcgtagaattccttcaccAACTCAGGGTAGGTGGCTTCTCGAatcgagaacagctcggtctaGCCATTCTTAGAAATCCACTCgtagaagggttgctcagcttcaacAAATCCCTTCGAGAACCAGCGAGAGTGGTCAATCTTATATCCCCTTACACTATTGTAGACCAGTGTGTAGGTTCTCTCTATTGGTTTCTTCCCCTTGTCCTTCTGTTTCGTTGACGATGTAGCTTGGTTAGCCTGGGGTTTCTTGCTTGGAGTAATGACCTTAgaatggtcatgctgaccatgttctTGAGACTCGGTGGGAGTCTCGATATATtcatgctgagcaggagattgaggattttcatcggagcggttgtcgttGTAACCAGCACCGAAGAGATTCtgagaatccgacatgattttcagagattttttagaggtttgggaattttagaaaggaagatttgaataccagaaatttctaagcgtaaagaggtacaagtgggaattcgtccactatttataggggtgtcaagttgatctgaagcgttgaggtggcggtttgacctcgagataatcgaccgacaatgattctggcatttatgacacaatcggcgcatgtgttttctaattattgcgcttacgtcatcctaggtggctatttaatacgcgtgtcagcattaattgtgcaaggGATCTTTACTCAGCGTTAAGAATGTTAAACTTTTGGTATTTTGAGTAGTTAGGTTTACGTTGAATAATTATTCAtgtgcttagtaacttagcttaagataatcactcagtgtgtacatttactcagcatgggggATTTCATATCATATTatactcagcatgcaatagttactaatttagcacgaatcactcagtatggtaatcactcaacgtttaatttaaacatagaattttattgaagaggattagacataccgatggcttcccttagtatgttaaattgctctcgagccagtggctttgtgaagatatcagcaagctgcttatccattgggacgtaggtcagcttgatctctcccttgagtacatggtctctgatgaagtgatgtcttatgctgacgtgcttcatcctgctgtgctggattgggttctttgataggtcaatggcactcttgttgtcacatttgacttcaattgttttagtctgaacaccataatcttccaCCTATTGCgtaatccagaggacttgagccacacagcttccagcagcaatgtactcagcttcagtggttgacagggctactgacgactgcttcttactgaaccaagacacaagacaactcccaaggaaatgacatcctcctgaggtgctttttcgttcaagtttgtctcttccgtagtcagcgtcaacgtatccaatgagtgtgaaatcataagtattgggataccataaacctgcattcactgagccttgcaaatatctaaggattctttttacagctatgtaatgagattccttagagttagattgatatctagcacaataacatactgagaactgaatgtccggcctactagcagttaagtagagtagagagccaattatACCTctgtacaatttgctgtctactgacttaccatttttgtcagcgcagaggacagtgtcagtgcccattggggtagatattgacttgcagttctcaagttcatacttcttcaatatctccttagcatacttggtttgactgatgaagatgccatttttcccttgtttgatttgaagtccaaggaagaagttgagttctcccatcattgacatttcaaactcagtctgcatctgcttactaaattccttgcacatggactcattagtggcaccaaaaataatgccATCAACGTATATCTGAGctagtagggtatctttacccttcctcttaatgaataaggttgtatcagctttacctctgacataatttctagtcagcaggaaactggtcagcctctcataccaagcacgtggtgcttgcttgagaccatacagagcctttttgagcttataaacgtggtttgggaacttgggatcctcaaaccctagaggctgattaacatagaattcctcgtttataactccattaaggaatgcactcttaacatccatttgaaataacttaaagttcatgtaactagcatatgcacataaaattcttatagcctctagccttgccactggggcgaaggtctcaccgtagtcaataccttcttgctgactatagccctgagctacaagtcttgctttgttcctgactacgttcccttgttcatctagcttgttgcggaagacccatcttgttcctatggtcttctagcTTCTTgggtttggcactaagtcccatacttcatttcttctgaattgatcaagttcttcttgcattgcacccatccagaactcatcgtgctcagcttcagagaagttctttggttccaaaactgagacgaatgctacattgctaaggtatctcttgagttgatttctggtcatcagggtgttttcagcagcatcaagaataacactctctgagtgtcctcttggtattctgatctcctttggtagagtgatgtcttgagctggttgtgtttcaacaatctctgcaggtatagattggtcagtgaagacaatttgagtttcgctttcaCCTTTAGTCAGCctttgaggtagtgactcaatggctgtttcttggtcagcaggtgctgagtatggatcatcctcagtcagctgcttgtcttttcctgcagggttagtttcatcgaactcaacgtgtacggactcttctaagacctgagttcgtttattgaaaactctatatgctttgttgtttgttgagtagcctaaaaagataacttcatcagcttttgaatcaaacttagcaatgctgtctttagtatttagaatgaaacatttacagccgaaggcacgaaagtatccaatgttgggttttcgtcctttccaaagttcgtagggagtcttctttaatatgggtttgactagagccctattaagtatgtagcaagctgtgttgacagcttctccccaaaagtactttggaagcctattctcactcagcattgtcctggctatttcaaccaaggttctgtttttcctctcaactaccccattctgttgacacgttctaggagcagaaaagttatggtcaatgtcgatggcttcacagaattcaacaaactgttgatttttgaattctccaccaacCCGTAGCAAGCCTTAATATAATATACAATCAACCTTACCAAATATTCTTtaacataatttaatattaaattctTCAATGAGGCACACAATATAATTCTCAAACTGGTACTGCGGTCTAGAATCAGAATTTTATATTAGGTAGAAGGATTAACCAGATAAAGATAAGTGTGCCGCCCGGAAGAAAGACCGTGGGCTGCAACAGACTTCTAGTCacctgaaaaattaaaggagtcaaacctcccatagtgaattaattatatgcaatgcatgaataatttaacatttatgtcacacacaataataataataataatatataatataagtgatcacacaatatgcttttcataaaattgtcttataaataaatag comes from Euphorbia lathyris chromosome 8, ddEupLath1.1, whole genome shotgun sequence and encodes:
- the LOC136202951 gene encoding uncharacterized protein, encoding MLTYQPINMPVFLIGGFQRSTRTLKLGSLITKILKDYQVSLVEEIEVWGTEITAAALFCLVYDQPIVPKKGKGDAAKETHGMLTREGKKEKQARADRKRKAIQTSSKDIDAAPKKIRFVSKGKKAEAEQGQYGPKSAENLKRQVEPEEEAKEDTPETPLRKKSKKSSELNPINAAPIASVISEDSHFMRSQGIDLEKSPADQEEELGNFGGQFHTEETVDVEQVEEQTEPTAKVYADLGLNSSFESLDSIPTDPSPPKAKKFKRLKKKAHKSPVIDLLDDSPLRDPITELTDLQFKFFSKNTEPSLTKLKKMQSSVSQPKEHADSTATQGQVHTEQVLEVLVAQHTEIAKEKPAQVSSETLQPPQTSQLQPDSEQLNDSTNQPLPHPQE